Proteins from a genomic interval of Colletes latitarsis isolate SP2378_abdomen chromosome 12, iyColLati1, whole genome shotgun sequence:
- the LOC143348925 gene encoding uncharacterized protein LOC143348925, producing the protein MANLLALLVITLACVIVHAQQPHNQKPVFGQTFDEIVVSSDLNVRRKSKENRQGKRLTNIPSGTTGPPEKSTAIASRFVSSDGSRITLEKRQKKREITTLQNRYLDMGVARYLLKSRKR; encoded by the exons ATGGCGAACCTCCTGGCCCTTCTGGTGATCACTTTAGCCTGTGTAATTGTCCACGCCCAGCAGCCACACAACCAGAAAC ccgTTTTCGGACAAACTTTTGACGAGATCGTGGTCTCGTCGGATCTGAACGTCAGAAGAAAGTCCAAGGAAAACCGTCAGGGCAAAAGATTGACAAACATACCCTCAGGCACGACTGGCCCACCTGAAAAATCGACAGCAATCGCGTCCAGGTTCGTCTCAAGCGATGGCAGTCGAATTACTTTGGAAAAAAGGCAAAAGAAACGTGAAATTACAACTCTGCAAAACAG gtaTCTGGACATGGGCGTCGCGAGATACCTACTGAAATCTCGGAAACGATGA